A DNA window from Mariprofundus aestuarium contains the following coding sequences:
- a CDS encoding HypC/HybG/HupF family hydrogenase formation chaperone, with the protein MCLAVPALVVELNGDSAVVDLDGIRKETSTVLLDEIAVGDYVLIHVGFALERIDPVEAAKTLKLFDELKAMDAEA; encoded by the coding sequence ATGTGCCTTGCTGTACCTGCCCTCGTTGTTGAACTCAATGGTGATAGTGCCGTCGTCGATCTTGATGGCATTCGCAAAGAGACATCAACCGTCTTACTCGATGAGATCGCCGTTGGTGATTATGTGCTGATACATGTCGGTTTCGCACTCGAGCGCATCGATCCGGTTGAAGCCGCAAAAACACTGAAGCTCTTCGATGAGCTAAAGGCCATGGATGCAGAGGCATGA